The following coding sequences lie in one Danio rerio strain Tuebingen ecotype United States chromosome 3, GRCz12tu, whole genome shotgun sequence genomic window:
- the pirt gene encoding phosphoinositide-interacting protein isoform X3: protein MMRRAWRMMRNQEHRGIGEHRTRGDQERTPLGGEKQTLEITGNRLGKPKDTLALGKFPATNVHLFHLCSSSLISRENTCSIIFMSGDWAGKSWSTLTFFAFRSFDVEAEV, encoded by the exons ATGATGAGGAGGGCTTGGAGGATGATGAGGAACCAGGAACACAGAGGAATTGGAGAACACAGAACCAGAGGAGACCAGGAGAGAACCCCACTAGGAGGAGAGAAGCAGACACTGGAGATCACAGGGAATAGACTG GGTAAACCGAAGGACACCTTAGCACTtggaaaat TTCCCGCCACTAATGTTCATCTGTTCCACCTGTGTTCATCCAGCCTGatttcacgagaaaac acatgctcaataattttcatgtctggagactgggctggcaaatcctggagcaccttgaccttctttgctttcaggagctttgatgtggaggctgaagtatga
- the pirt gene encoding phosphoinositide-interacting protein isoform X4, producing the protein MMRRAWRMMRNQEHRGIGEHRTRGDQERTPLGGEKQTLEITGNRLGKPKDTLALGKFPATNVHLFHLCSSSLISRENEL; encoded by the exons ATGATGAGGAGGGCTTGGAGGATGATGAGGAACCAGGAACACAGAGGAATTGGAGAACACAGAACCAGAGGAGACCAGGAGAGAACCCCACTAGGAGGAGAGAAGCAGACACTGGAGATCACAGGGAATAGACTG GGTAAACCGAAGGACACCTTAGCACTtggaaaat TTCCCGCCACTAATGTTCATCTGTTCCACCTGTGTTCATCCAGCCTGatttcacgagaaaac gagctttga